From Aedes albopictus strain Foshan chromosome 1, AalbF5, whole genome shotgun sequence, one genomic window encodes:
- the LOC134288295 gene encoding uncharacterized protein LOC134288295 → MAEEESLRELSREERQLKNSLKAIVKFVNEFQRSTQENQIEVRLEALENVMQKFYSVRRKIEIAMDEVDPEEDDEDVKETAEERKKRLEKATAIREAQYDEAIRVVEEKYCEVKAALISLRPPKPSSSQSTAGVQAHVDSGTSRVKLPDIKLPSFSGKIKEWITFRDTFRSLIHNNRQLAPIDKFTYLRSSVHGDALQEICSVELSAENYEVAWKALEKKFENKKLIVKAHLDAIFSVEPLRRENCDALNHLINEFDRNLQMLNKIGENTANWSTILAYMLCSRLDSATLRLWESHHNSKDVPEFDELLEFLRDHCLVLQSIAPCKPIESEQKRARVTTTYTSSESARKCLFCAEPFHLPFKCNKFKGLTINQRVEEANKKRLCRNCLSAGHYAEGCSKGSCTKCGRNHHTMLHFENAPTSPRAPKPSVPQTQDQTRAAGQTQPQPSQTPPKDQTQTPTQPATQTTNSYPVIQSSSQHTPPQPTTDPHATVTLKAVKQSENMQSLPRQVLMSTAIVRVQDPFGNVSFARTLLDSCSEFCYVTTSFSKKLKLKETPALLKVEGIGSGSVTSTKSVEARIQPRQATLSAFDEDMQFYVLPKITRTLPISPVQVKVLEIPSDIVLADPTFGEPGPIDMIIGAEFYIDLLAAGRRKLSDSGPTLRETVFGWIVSGRVPEVPANIPRTSTFVSTMVDLQELIAKFWELETCHINSTNSVEETACEEIFNRTTTRNEEGKFVVALPRKEHVMEKLGESKNIAIKRFLSLERRLDSDQELKAMYTEFIHEYQLMGHMKQVPEETDSEAPVYYLPHHAVLRPDSTTTKLRVVFDASCRTSTGVSLNDALMVGPVVQDPLLAILLRFRLHRIAVVSDVAKMYRMVLTQPTDHPLHKIVWRDSKDQPLKFFELTTVTYGTASAPYLATRCLKKLGEDCAPTHPVASEVIQHDFYVDDMLSGADSVEEAKTLVKQVKDVSDSAGFSLRKWNSNSSEVLRSIPKHLRDDRSMLELDSSNATVKTLGLRWNVSSDEFHFSFPQWKSNSSTITKRSIHSDAACLFDPLGLVGPVVVQAKIFIQQLWRLKCGWDDPLDESIQEMWREYRQNLMALETLTIPRWVGLSNDCVSVQLHGFSDASTVAYGACLYLRCVASDGSVTVRLITSKSRVAPLENLEQKKKKMTIPRLELSAALLLSHLYEKFVQVKAVPTAFFWTDFTIVNHWLGSPPSRWQVFVANRVSEIQHLTQGGTWSHVAGIENPADLISRGMSPAQLQYERRWFEGPQWLLQDQCYWPQASQTTEVLEDVTLLEERASQAFLTQGVPPNELFGLRWSYQELQRIVALLIRFKHNTTNRSSKRTGPVSLEELEEALIVLVRQAQQDSFPEEMADLGKQGEVKSSSRIRSLYPIMKAGIICVGGCLANAPVPETRKHPFILDHRHPLAIALARHYHYKFYHAGQQLLVATLRERFWPTNANSLARKVIHGCIPCFRRKPKVIDQLMADLPVERVTPSAPFLKVGVDYCGPFHISYPNRKSSPVKCYVAVFVCLSVKAIHLELVVDLTTQAFIAALRRFVARRGRPQLIMCDNATTFVGANRELKELCKQLNDRKFQDSVIKEAANDGIEFKFIPPRTPNFGGLWEAQVKSFKNHFKKAVGLRTLKNDEMLTALAQIEAVLNSRPMTAISSDPTDYEALTPGHFLVQRPLTAVADRTFDDVSINHLKMWEQAQSLTQQFWMKYSTQYLSDLQNRVKWTKKKADIAVGTMVLLKEENTPPLRWPLGRVVKVFLGTDGHVRVVTVRTKDGSFDRGITKHSTSASPLTPWVTSMKSKDQSVSLQVVKGQVSSSIVCVCLSKSLVLVKGNTEAIQFSMGDSIYSRSGALCTCHYTRYHRIPWRQPWYHLQVTSLVWLAMGPASSTVNRYDRGQVRSLPLEPIPARRYSKENSQAPLLPLWGNHQSMHFNHHPGGGPYKTKPSKMITTQANASTDATRQTRISTTNEPRRDEEANPQDEEKKLHPQDPVACVRCNRSTTRCDDETE, encoded by the exons GGACATCGAGAGTCAAGCTGCCAGACATAAAGCTGCCATCCTTCAGCGGCAAGATCAAGGAGTGGATAACTTTCCGGGACACGTTTCGCAGCCTCATTCACAACAATCGCCAGCTGGCGCCGATCGACAAATTTACTTATTTGCGATCCTCTGTCCACGGCGATGCCCTACAAGAAATCTGCTCGGTGGAGCTCTCGGCGGAGAATTACGAAGTTGCTTGGAAGGCCCTAGAGAAGAAGTTTGAAAACAAAAAGCTCATCGTAAAGGCGCATCTGGATGCGATTTTTTCCGTGGAGCCGTTGCGACGAGAAAACTGCGATGCGTTGAATCACTTGATCAACGAGTTCGACAGGAACCTCCAAATGCTCAACAAAATTGGAGAAAACACGGCGAATTGGTCAACGATCCTTGCGTACATGCTCTGCTCTCGTCTAGACTCAGCCACCCTCCGGCTGTGGGAATCACATCACAACTCCAAAGATGTTCCGGAATTCGACGAGCTGTTGGAGTTTCTGCGTGATCACTGTCTTGTTTTGCAGTCCATCGCGCCTTGCAAGCCCATCGAATCCGAGCAGAAGCGTGCTCGAGTCACAACGACGTACACGTCATCCgaatctgcacgaaaatgcctgtTCTGTGCGGAGCCGTTCCATCTTCCCTTCAAATGCAACAAGTTCAAGGGCTTGACGATTAATCAGCGGGTAGAAGAGGCCAACAAGAAACGTCTGTGTCGCAACTGCTTATCCGCAGGTCACTACGCAGAAGGTTGCTCCAAGGGTTCCTGTACGAAGTGCGGCAGAAATCATCATACAATGCTGCATTTCGAGAACGCGCCAACGAGTCCGCGAGCACCGAAACCATCCGTTCCACAAACGCAAGATCAAACCCGCGCAGCAGGACAGACACAGCCACAACCAAGTCAAACACCACCAAAGGATCAGACACAAACACCCACTCAACCAGCTACACAAACCACAAACTCCTACCCAGTGATCCAATCAAGCTCTCAGCACACTCCCCCACAACCCACTACAGACCCACACGCCACTGTTACTCTGAAAGCTGTTAAGCAATCAGAAAATATGCAATCTCTCCCTCGACAAGTACTAATGTCAACCGCAATTGTTCGTGTGCAAGACCCGTTCGGAAACGTTTCGTTTGCTCGAACATTGCTGGACTCCTGTTCAGAGTTTTGCTACGTCACGACTAGCTTCTCCAAGAAGCTCAAGCTGAAGGAGACTCCAGCCCTCTTGAAAGTGGAAGGAATCGGCAGCGGAAGCGTCACATCGACGAAATCGGTGGAAGCAAGGATTCAACCTCGACAAGCAACACTCTCCGCCTTCGACGAAGATATGCAGTTCTACGTCCTGCCCAAGATCACCCGGACGTTGCCGATCAGCCCTGTCCAGGTGAAGGTACTGGAGATACCAAGCGACATCGTGTTGGCGGATCCGACCTTCGGAGAACCTGGTCCTATCGATATGATCATCGGTGCTGAATTCTACATCGATCTTCTTGCTGCGGGACGACGAAAGCTTTCCGATAGTGGTCCGACTCTGCGGGAAACCGTTTTCGGATGGATTGTGTCCGGTagagttccagaagttcctgccaACATTCCAAGAACGTCGACTTTCGTCAGCACGATGGTTGATCTGCAAGAACTCATCGCCAAATTCTGGGAGCTGGAGACGTGTCATATCAACAGCACGAACTCAGTGGAGGAAACAGCGTGTGAGGAGATTTTCAACAGAACTACCACCCGAAACGAAGAAGGGAAGTTTGTCGTAGCCCTTCCACGAAAGGAGCACGTCATGGAGAAACTAGGCGAGTCCAAAAACATCGCTATCAAGCGGTTCCTGAGCCTCGAAAGGCGGCTGGACAGCGACCAGGAACTGAAGGCGATGTACACTGAGTTCATTCATGAATATCAGCTGATGGGACACATGAAGCAAGTCCCCGAGGAGACTGACAGTGAAGCACCAGTCTACTACTTGCCGCATCATGCGGTGTTGCGTCCAGACAGCACGACCACAAAACTTCGTGTTGTCTTTGATGCCTCGTGCCGCACATCAACGGGAGTGTCGCTCAACGACGCGTTAATGGTGGGCCCTGTAGTCCAGGATCCTCTCCTGGCGATTCTACTACGGTTTCGCCTCCATCGAATAGCGGTAGTGTCGGATGTGGCGAAAATGTACCGGATGGTGCTCACCCAACCGACCGATCATCCTCTTCACAAAATTGTGTGGCGTGATTCGAAAGACCAACCCCTGAAATTCTTCGAACTCACCACTGTCACATACGGAACGGCTAGCGCGCCGTATTTAGCGACAAGATGCCTCAAGAAGCTGGGCGAAGATTGTGCACCCACGCATCCAGTGGCATCTGAAGTGATCCAGCATGACTTTTACGTCGACGATATGCTGTCGGGCGCCGATAGCGTCGAGGAAGCCAAAACGTTGGTGAAGCAAGTCAAGGACGTGTCAGACTCGGCGGGATTTAGTCTCCGGAAATGGAATTCCAACTCAAGCGAAGTTCTCCGTAGCATTCCGAAGCACCTGCGAGATGATCGCTCCATGCTTGAGCTTGATTCGTCCAATGCAACAGTGAAAACATTGGGACTACGGTGGAATGTGAGCTCCGACGAATTCCACTTTTCCTTTCCTCAGTGGAAGTCCAATTCCTCGACCATCACCAAGCGAAGCATACACTCCGACGCAGCGTGCCTGTTCGATCCGTTAGGACTAGTCGGCCCGGTTGTTGTGCAGGCGAAAATCTTCATTCAGCAGCTTTGGCGGCTGAAATGCGGCTGGGATGACCCACTGGATGAGTCGATACAGGAAATGTGGAGAGAATATCGGCAGAACTTGATGGCACTCGAAACGCTTACTATTCCCCGCTGGGTTGGACTCAGCAACGATTGCGTTTCCGTTCAACTGCACGGATTCAGCGATGCGTCAACAGTAGCGTACGGAGCGTGTCTCTATCTCCGTTGCGTTGCCTCAGACGGGTCCGTTACTGTGCGGTTAATCACATCGAAGTCTCGAGTGGCTCCTCTTGAGAATCTGGagcaaaagaagaagaaaatgacaATTCCCCGGCTCGAGCTGTCGGCTGCACTCCTGTTAAGTCACCTCTACGAGAAGTTCGTCCAAGTCAAGGCTGTACCTACCGCGTTTTTCTGGACGGATTTCACAATTGTTAATCACTGGCTCGGATCTCCTCCGTCTCGTTGGCAAGTGTTCGTTGCCAACCGTGTATCGGAGATACAACATCTCACCCAAGGTGGAACGTGGAGCCATGTAGCGGGAATCGAGAATCCTGCGGACCTCATTTCTCGTGGGATGTCGCCAGCCCAACTCCAATACGAAAGGCGCTGGTTCGAAGGTCCCCAGTGGTTATTACAGGATCAATGCTATTGGCCTCAAGCGAGCCAAACCACCGAAGTTCTAGAAGACGTCACGCTTCTGGAAGAGCGTGCATCACAAGCGTTTCTCACACAGGGAGTTCCTCCGAATGAGCTGTTTGGACTACGATGGTCGTACCAGGAGCTGCAGCGCATTGTAGCCCTTCTGATCCGCTTCAAGCACAATACTACAAATCGAAGTTCGAAGCGAACTGGACCTGTCTCACTGGAAGAATTAGAGGAAGCACTGATCGTCCTAGTGCGTCAAGCTCAACAAGACAGCTTTCCGGAAGAAATGGCAGATCTTGGAAAACAAGGAGAAGTGAAATCATCGTCCAGGATCAGATCGTTGTACCCTATTATGAAGGCAGGCATCATATGCGTCGGTGGCTGTCTTGCCAATGCTCCAGTGCCAGAAACTCGAAAGCATCCGTTCATTTTGGATCATCGTCATCCACTAGCAATAGCGTTAGCTAGGCACTACCACTACAAGTTCTACCACGCTGGACAGCAACTACTAGTAGCAACCCTTCGCGAAAGATTCTGGCCAACGAATGCGAACAGCTTGGCGAGAAAGGTCATCCACGGATGCATTCCGTGTTTCCGAAGGAAACCAAAGGTCATCGATCAGCTTATGGCTGATTTACCAGTGGAGCGCGTCACTCCATCAGCTCCATTTTTGAAGGTCGGCGTGGACTACTGCGGACCTTTCCACATCAGCTACCCCAACCGGAAATCCAGCCCGGTGAAGTGCTACGTTGCAGTGTTTGTCTGCCTGTCGGTGAAGGCAATTCATCTAGAGCTCGTCGTGGATTTGACGACTCAGGCATTCATTGCGGCTTTAAGACGCTTCGTCGCTCGACGAGGCCGACCCCAGCTCATTATGTGCGACAACGCGACTACGTTTGTTGGAGCAAATCGAGAGTTGAAGGAGCTCTGCAAGCAGCTGAACGACAGAAAATTCCAAGATTCCGTTATCAAGGAAGCAGCGAACGATGGCATAGAATTCAAGTTCATCCCACCCCGGACGCCAAATTTCGGTGGTTTGTGGGAGGCccaagtgaagtccttcaaaaacCACTTCAAGAAAGCAGTAGGACTCCGAACGTTGAAGAACGACGAAATGCTGACGGCTCTTGCCCAAATCGAAGCGGTCTTAAACTCTAGACCGATGACTGCTATCAGCAGCGATCCTACAGACTACGAGGCCCTAACCCCGGGGCATTTTCTAGTGCAGCGTCCGCTAACTGCTGTAGCGGATCGAACCTTCGACGATGTCTCCATCAACCACCTGAAGATGTGGGAGCAAGCGCAGTCTCTCACCCAGCAGTTCTGGATGAAGTACAGCACCCAGTACCTTTCTGATCTGCAGAATCGTGTCAAATGGACGAAGAAGAAGGCCGACATCGCTGTGGGTACGATGGTTCTTCTCAAGGAAGAGAACACACCTCCACTGAGGTGGCCACTTGGCAGAGTGGTAAAGGTGTTTCTTGGTACTGACGGACATGTTCGTGTTGTCACGGTACGTACCAAGGATGGTAGCTTCGACAGAGGCATCACCAAG CATTCTACGAGTGCTTCGCCTCTGACCCCATGGGTCACCTCGATGAAGTCCAAAGATCAGTCCGTCAGTCTACAAGTGGTGAAAGGTCAAGTCTCGTCAAGTATCGTCTGTGTATGTCTGTCCAAGTCCCTCGTCTTGGTAAAAGGTAACACTGAAGCAATTCAGTTCAGCATGGGAGATAGCATCTACTCCCGCTCCGGTGCACTGTGCACCTGC CACTACACTCGCTACCACCGCATCCCCTGGAGACAGCCATGGTACCATCTCCAGGTCACCTCCCTCGTTTGGTTGGCAATGGGCCCGGCCAGCTCTACCGTCAATCGCTACGACCGAGGACAAGTTAGAAGCCTTCCACTGGAACCAATACCCGCAAGGCGCTACTCCAAGGAGAACTCTCAGGCACCACTACTGCCTTTGTGGGGAAATCACCAATCGATGCACTTTAACCACCACCCCGGCGGCGGCCCGTACAAGACGAAGCCGTCCAAGATGATCACTACCCAAGCAAATGCATCAACCGATGCAACCCGACAGACGAGAATATCGACCACCAATGAACCACGACGAGACGAAGAAGCAAATCCACAAGATGAAGAGAAGAAGCTGCACCCGCAGGATCCCGTCGCATGCGTACGCTGCAACCGCAGTACAACACGGTGCGACGACGAAACCGAGTAA